The following proteins are encoded in a genomic region of Candidatus Marinimicrobia bacterium CG08_land_8_20_14_0_20_45_22:
- a CDS encoding Txe/YoeB family addiction module toxin yields FTKQAQKDALKLKQAGLKDRALVILELLQKNPLQTPPPFEKLVGDLSGAYSRRMNIQHRIVYQIIEAEKVVKIIRMWTH; encoded by the coding sequence TTTACCAAACAAGCGCAGAAAGATGCCCTGAAATTAAAACAGGCCGGTTTGAAAGACAGAGCGCTGGTTATTTTGGAACTCCTGCAGAAAAATCCGCTCCAGACTCCTCCGCCGTTTGAAAAATTGGTCGGAGATTTGTCCGGCGCTTATTCTCGAAGAATGAATATTCAGCATCGGATCGTGTATCAAATCATAGAAGCAGAAAAGGTTGTAAAAATTATTCGAATGT